A single window of Coriobacteriia bacterium DNA harbors:
- a CDS encoding HD domain-containing protein — translation MSDYAPIIGEGTVSGKYSLEQVRRTRDVLARIHAVRRAARFYPFEHPSVGAAIDDLDAVLRAYYDEGADVQLVFLDGEVLLGEQLLTEESVLFDQLGRELSAMGIGAIHFRAGTTRTELVRAMRVVSASTNEIEEAGGVETLTAAARLTSVEIGLVGVIQIGPEERHEISEDARMAFDGAISVIREIHSAIASDAGVAPRRVAGVTKSLVDNVLSDRSAMLQMAGLKSFSEYTYYHSANVAILSVALGSTVTRDPHFLSALGSGALLHDIGKLEVGLDIIEKPGKLDAEEWERVRRHPMLGAKMASQMAGVDSAVLLPILEHHMAWDGSGYPSRTPRRKQHVASRIVAIADSYDAMTSNRSYSAARAQDVAMRVIVESAGSTLDPVLVRLFARMMGAYPPRSVILLSDNRVAVVVAPSEDDPHKPRVRVIANADGTTVTPVEIALDARPELSVLGLIDPATLNIDIDDYL, via the coding sequence ATGAGCGACTACGCGCCGATCATCGGTGAGGGCACCGTCTCCGGAAAGTACTCACTCGAGCAGGTCCGCCGCACGCGTGATGTGCTGGCGCGGATCCATGCCGTACGCCGAGCCGCACGTTTCTATCCGTTCGAGCACCCGTCGGTCGGTGCGGCCATCGACGATCTCGACGCCGTGCTGCGCGCCTACTACGACGAGGGAGCCGACGTTCAGCTCGTGTTCCTCGATGGCGAGGTGCTTCTCGGCGAGCAACTGCTGACCGAGGAGTCGGTGCTCTTCGATCAGCTCGGCCGAGAACTCAGCGCGATGGGCATCGGCGCGATTCACTTCCGCGCAGGGACGACGCGCACAGAACTCGTGCGTGCGATGCGCGTGGTCTCGGCGAGCACCAACGAGATCGAGGAGGCCGGGGGAGTCGAAACGCTCACAGCCGCGGCGCGACTGACCAGCGTCGAGATCGGGCTCGTGGGCGTCATCCAGATCGGCCCCGAGGAGCGGCACGAGATATCCGAGGACGCCCGCATGGCGTTCGACGGTGCGATCTCGGTCATCCGAGAGATTCACTCGGCCATCGCGTCGGACGCCGGAGTGGCGCCTCGGCGGGTCGCCGGGGTCACGAAGTCGCTCGTCGACAACGTGTTGTCCGATCGCAGTGCGATGCTCCAGATGGCAGGGCTGAAGAGCTTCAGCGAGTACACCTACTACCACTCGGCCAACGTCGCGATCCTCTCGGTGGCGCTCGGCTCGACCGTCACGCGTGACCCGCATTTCCTCAGCGCCCTGGGTTCCGGTGCGTTGCTGCATGACATCGGCAAGCTCGAGGTAGGGCTCGACATCATCGAGAAGCCCGGCAAACTCGACGCCGAGGAGTGGGAGCGTGTGCGCAGGCACCCGATGCTCGGCGCGAAGATGGCGTCGCAGATGGCCGGAGTGGACAGCGCCGTGCTGCTCCCGATTCTCGAACACCACATGGCGTGGGACGGCAGCGGGTATCCGTCGCGCACGCCGCGACGCAAGCAGCACGTCGCGAGCCGCATCGTCGCGATCGCCGACAGTTACGACGCCATGACCTCGAATCGCAGCTACTCGGCGGCGCGCGCACAAGACGTTGCGATGCGCGTGATCGTCGAAAGTGCAGGCTCGACGCTCGACCCGGTCCTCGTCAGGCTGTTCGCGCGCATGATGGGTGCCTACCCGCCGCGCTCGGTGATACTGCTCTCGGACAATCGTGTTGCGGTGGTGGTCGCGCCCTCCGAGGACGATCCGCACAAGCCCCGCGTTCGCGTGATCGCGAACGCCGACGGCACGACCGTGACGCCAGTCGAGATCGCGCTCGACGCGCGACCGGAGCTGAGCGTTCTGGGGCTCATCGACCCGGCGACGCTCAACATCGATATCGACGACTACCTCTGA